A window of Zingiber officinale cultivar Zhangliang chromosome 5A, Zo_v1.1, whole genome shotgun sequence contains these coding sequences:
- the LOC121979602 gene encoding uncharacterized protein LOC121979602: protein MNKSLDEVEEIIENVAQNHHQWAFERSGGAFLGHQTKASGKFEVDGFTLMSAKLDALTKKFEAMGSNTTNDTCPLGSMQAQINQLEQCDAITGYNQRQNNPYSNTDNPGWRNHPNFSYRNNQDQGPAHQNYQPGQQPPSQLSRIEKMLEEALSEQKEMKSEIKQLTQRLENSEKHQKMQDSQIAQIAQSISRTQCTFPGKPDLNPVEHCNCIELRSRRTNLKIPFPQKLIASQRDEEFNRFLKKIKEICIEVPLIDALHQMPKFAKFLKGILSNRRQKGDFETVALTENCSTLHMANPPPKLQDPGSFSIPCKIGFELIPRAFCDLGASVSLLPYSLCKKLGFQNIKLTTMTLQLADHLCRYPMGIVEDVPVEVGRCIVPTDFIILDMEEDPKIPIILGRPFLATAGAIIDVKIHKLSLEIDKEKIEFDLSNSSICNPSSQGNSHKSAHIGKESAVSMRVPLQQAARNTSVLHEKN, encoded by the exons atgaacaagagccttgatgaagtaGAAGAAATaatagagaatgtggcacagaaccaccatcagtgggcatTTGAAAGATCAGGTGGTGCGTTCTTAGGACATCAGACGAAGGCATCAGGGAAATTCGAGGTGGATGGATTTACgctcatgtctgcaaagctggaCGCCCTGACTAAGAAATTTGAAGCAATGGGGAGCAACACAACTAATGACACTTGCCCCCTTGGGTCAATGcaagcacagataaaccaacttgagcagtgCGATGCAATAACTGGCTACAATCAGAGGCAAAATAATCCGTACTCCAATACCgacaaccctggatggaggaaTCATCCCAATTTCTCATACAGGAATAATCAGGATCAAGGACCAGCACATCAGAATTATCAGCCTGGGCAACAACCACCTTCACAACTATCTaggattgaaaagatgcttgaggaagcCCTCTCAGAGCAAAAGGAGATGAAAAGTGAGATCAAACAACTGACCCAGAGGCTAGAAAACTCTGAGAagcatcaaaagatgcaagacagcCAAATAGCCCAGATAGCTCAGTCCATCTCAAGAACACAGTGTACATTTCCCGGTAAACCAGATTTAAATCCGGTAGAACATTGCAATTGCATTGAGCTGAGGAGCAGACGTACC AATCTGAAGATCCCTTTTCCTCAGAAGCTTATAGCATCCCAAAGAGATGAAGAGTTCAACCGTTTCTTAAAGAAGATCAAAGAAATCTgcatagaagtaccactgatagatgcgTTGCACCAAATGCCGAAATTCGCCAAATTTTTAAAGGGAATTTTATCTAACAGAAGACAGAAGGGCGACTTCGAGACTGTAGCACTAACAGAGAATTGCAGCACCCTCCATATGGcgaatcctccccctaaacttcaAGATCCAGGAAGTTTCTCCATACCGTGCAAAATTGGTTTTGAACTCATACCGAGAGCTTTCTGTGACTTGGGAGCCAGTGTCAGCCTACTCCCGTACTCCTTATGCAAGAAGTTGGGGTTCCAGAACATTAAATTGACCACGATGACACTGCAACTAGCTGACCATTTATGCagatacccaatgggaatagtggaagatGTGCCAGTTGAAGTGGGTAGATGTATAGTTCCTACAGATTTTATTATCTTGGACATGGAGGAAGATCCCAAAataccgatcatccttggaagaccattccttgccacggCTGGAGCCATCATCGATGTGAAAATCCATAAGCTATCCCTGGAGATCGACAAGGAAAAGATTGAATTTGATCTGTCCAATTCTTCCATCTGCAACCCCTCCTCTCAGGGAAATTCTCACAAATCAGCACACATAGGGAAGGAGAGTGCAGTTTCCATGAGAGTTCCCCTCCAGCAAGCAGCAAGAAATACATCTGTCCTGCATGAGAAAAACTGA